One Streptomyces sp. RPA4-2 genomic window carries:
- a CDS encoding pitrilysin family protein: MTDYDLTARLPGPAGTSVPLLAVVDERLKTTSICFALAHGSRDDPEGRGGIAHLLEHLVMSCPLGGEGPAVSFSEYVERRGGQANALTGLEVMLYYAQMHADDAEDVAAALLRAVFEPVLDSHTLDRERAVVLQELAAAAADPSDVVQDAVLAGLFPGHPLGRPVGGEPGQLAAVTAQELTAVHRDRFVRAPGALVVVGPRVPRVLAEAAVHEAGQPTDPLPRVPPAAKGAEDPLPDPGEANFTWLCFGARSPRADVAGRSAYGVLAHLLGSSPSSLLYRTLRSEHGLSYSFHAWDRGYRESGAWRLLIGTEASAAGRVRTLVDELLTGVAGQGPAPDDFDAALRQAEMSLVLESETPLEYAKLIAERTCSTGRVWSLEDEIAELRRVGVDDVRRAAAHVRRELLLTVRSVAS; the protein is encoded by the coding sequence TTGACCGACTACGACCTCACCGCCCGCCTTCCGGGGCCGGCGGGCACCTCCGTCCCCCTGCTCGCCGTCGTCGACGAGCGGCTGAAGACCACCAGCATCTGCTTCGCGCTCGCCCACGGTTCGCGCGACGATCCGGAGGGCCGCGGCGGCATCGCCCACCTGCTGGAGCACCTGGTGATGTCCTGCCCTCTCGGCGGCGAAGGGCCGGCCGTGTCATTCAGCGAGTACGTGGAACGACGCGGCGGTCAGGCCAATGCCCTGACCGGCCTTGAAGTGATGCTGTACTACGCACAGATGCACGCCGACGACGCCGAGGACGTGGCCGCCGCACTGCTGCGCGCCGTGTTCGAACCGGTGCTCGACAGCCACACGCTGGACCGGGAGCGTGCCGTCGTCCTCCAGGAGCTGGCCGCCGCGGCGGCCGACCCCTCGGACGTCGTCCAGGACGCGGTCCTCGCCGGGCTGTTCCCCGGACACCCGTTGGGCCGGCCGGTCGGCGGGGAACCCGGTCAGCTGGCCGCCGTGACCGCGCAGGAGCTGACGGCCGTCCATCGCGACCGGTTCGTCCGGGCCCCCGGTGCGCTGGTCGTCGTGGGCCCGAGGGTCCCCCGGGTGCTGGCCGAGGCCGCCGTCCACGAGGCCGGGCAGCCGACGGACCCGCTGCCCCGGGTACCGCCGGCAGCCAAGGGTGCGGAAGATCCGCTGCCGGACCCCGGGGAAGCGAACTTCACCTGGCTCTGCTTCGGCGCGCGTTCCCCGAGGGCGGACGTCGCCGGACGGAGCGCGTACGGCGTCCTCGCCCACCTCCTGGGCTCCAGCCCCTCCTCCCTGCTCTACCGCACGCTGCGCAGCGAGCACGGCCTGTCCTACTCGTTCCACGCCTGGGACCGCGGCTACCGCGAATCGGGCGCCTGGCGACTGCTCATCGGCACCGAGGCGTCCGCGGCCGGCCGAGTCCGTACCCTCGTGGACGAACTGCTGACCGGCGTGGCCGGACAGGGGCCCGCTCCCGACGACTTCGACGCGGCCCTGCGGCAGGCGGAGATGAGCCTGGTCCTGGAGTCCGAGACACCGCTGGAGTACGCCAAACTCATCGCCGAACGCACCTGCTCCACCGGACGGGTCTGGTCCCTCGAGGACGAGATCGCCGAGTTGCGCCGGGTGGGCGTCGACGACGTGCGGCGGGCCGCCGCGCACGTCCGCCGGGAACTGCTCCTGACCGTCCGCTCGGTGGCCTCCTGA
- the dhaK gene encoding dihydroxyacetone kinase subunit DhaK, with amino-acid sequence MKKFVNDPKDYVAQMLEGLALANPDTLKYVPEYNLIMRADAPQENKVSLVQGSGSGHEPAHVMSVGRGMLDAACPGDVFSAPPADSVYETVKLVASPKGVLLLVNNYTGDRMAFEMAEELSRADGVTVRTLFIDDDVAVQDSTYTVGRRGVAGNFFVMKAVGAAAELGADLDEVHRIGEKVNSVTRSMGMALTACTPPAKGSPLFELPEDAVEMGVGIHGEPGRRREKLQSADAMVGELVDAVVGDLPYVSGDRVALMVNGLGGTPIGELYLVYGRAHRMLAGQGIEIGRSYVGEYCTSLDMAGVSVTLVRLDDEISDLLAGPAEIPMRVF; translated from the coding sequence ATGAAGAAGTTCGTCAACGACCCGAAGGACTACGTGGCGCAGATGCTGGAGGGGCTGGCCCTGGCCAACCCCGACACACTGAAGTACGTCCCTGAGTACAACCTGATCATGCGCGCCGACGCCCCACAGGAGAACAAGGTCTCCCTCGTGCAGGGTTCCGGGTCCGGTCACGAGCCGGCGCACGTGATGTCCGTCGGCAGGGGAATGCTCGACGCGGCCTGTCCCGGCGACGTGTTCTCCGCGCCGCCGGCCGACTCCGTCTACGAGACGGTCAAGCTGGTCGCCTCCCCGAAAGGTGTGCTGCTGCTCGTCAACAACTACACCGGGGACCGGATGGCCTTCGAGATGGCCGAGGAGCTGTCCCGGGCCGACGGGGTGACCGTACGGACTCTCTTCATCGATGACGATGTGGCGGTGCAGGACTCGACGTACACCGTCGGCCGGCGTGGGGTGGCCGGCAACTTCTTCGTGATGAAGGCCGTCGGCGCGGCCGCCGAGTTGGGCGCGGACCTCGATGAGGTGCACCGGATCGGAGAGAAGGTCAACTCCGTCACCCGCTCCATGGGCATGGCGCTCACCGCCTGCACGCCGCCGGCGAAGGGCTCGCCGCTGTTCGAACTGCCCGAGGACGCGGTCGAGATGGGCGTGGGCATCCACGGCGAGCCTGGCCGCAGGCGCGAGAAACTCCAGTCCGCGGACGCGATGGTCGGCGAGCTGGTCGACGCGGTCGTCGGCGACCTGCCGTACGTCTCCGGTGACCGCGTCGCCCTGATGGTCAACGGCCTCGGCGGCACACCGATCGGCGAGCTCTACCTGGTCTACGGGCGGGCTCACAGGATGCTGGCCGGTCAGGGCATCGAGATCGGGCGCAGCTACGTGGGCGAGTACTGCACCTCGCTCGACATGGCCGGGGTCTCCGTCACCCTGGTCCGGCTGGACGACGAGATCTCCGATCTGCTCGCCGGCCCCGCCGAGATCCCGATGCGTGTGTTCTGA
- a CDS encoding BTAD domain-containing putative transcriptional regulator, with translation MSARATEELTFRVLGTVRAFRGEAEIAVGPPQQAAVLSVLLLRAGHAVSFDDLVDALWENTLPKSAATTVRTYVWRLRRLLETDPSAPDILLSAADGYRLAVAGGAVDAWHAESLAQQTARLKAEGRTKEAEETAGRALALWQGESLAGVPGPFAARRRDGLEELKVSLQVERLDLAIRLGRFQSALPGLAELTADHPLRERPHALLMRALYATGRQSEALAVHDRVRCRLAEELGVDPGRELAEEYTRILHGTAVLDEPSPSRAPRTRTDQAAELTGPPGAEESLHAASRRTVGGARTPEADRGPEADRASDRAEASADGAAGDRSRPAFLPAPAQLPADTPVFIGREVIAQRLHDLLTASDPRALTTVAVTGMGGVGKTTFALHVAHRARHRYPDGQLYADLDGSSVAPADPFGVLGSFLTALGVPADELPGELEDRGALFRSLLDRRRVLVVLDDARDAVQLRPLMPGSAGCAVIATSQPRMAGLDATVHIGLDVFTPEEALALLGEVVGTARLAAEPDAARALVAACGQLPLAIRIVAARLAARPGWTIISLVDKLADERGRITRLRFGDIAIDAAFELGYRQLTAFQARAFRLLAPAAEPDLGLPAVAAVLELDLDDAEDVMESLVDASMVESPAPGRYRYHDLLRAFARNLPAPPDAEPAGAAVRRLLDFLLASACKAFRHVVPGDPVTDCLGPLRSPGLDFTDASAARAWVAEEADGILAALRQAVDDPTALPVATDLLITLSAFGQEVALSRLTTAADALASAAEAHADRRALGKTRWLSGSLALRAGDPARAERLATQAVTACRDTGDQVILRQALNDLGLAAQFLGRYEDALVHFDAALVLAEKLGHRSGKVATTLNAALTLIRGGRAADAVAPCEKALSDLRSSGDDAGMTAYALYVLGLALHGQRRWEEAAGRLRECLRLCRTAGIRDRAAQAGYRLAETLSHTGDLNGAVRYAEEALTLLEESGGDRDLATARLVLGRVLAERGEPDRARAQLEEAYETFSRLGLPEARQAADALAGAATASAPHADRP, from the coding sequence ATGAGCGCACGGGCAACCGAGGAACTGACCTTTCGGGTGCTGGGGACGGTGCGGGCTTTCCGCGGCGAGGCCGAGATCGCGGTCGGCCCACCGCAACAGGCGGCCGTACTCTCGGTCCTGCTGCTGCGCGCCGGGCACGCGGTGTCCTTCGACGATCTCGTCGACGCCCTCTGGGAGAACACTCTCCCCAAGTCCGCGGCGACGACGGTCCGCACCTACGTCTGGCGGCTGCGCCGGCTGCTGGAGACGGACCCTTCGGCCCCGGACATCCTGCTGTCGGCCGCGGACGGGTACCGCCTCGCCGTGGCCGGCGGCGCGGTGGACGCCTGGCACGCCGAGTCGCTGGCGCAGCAGACCGCCCGGCTCAAGGCCGAGGGCCGTACGAAGGAGGCCGAGGAGACGGCCGGCCGGGCTCTCGCCCTGTGGCAGGGCGAGTCGCTGGCGGGCGTCCCCGGTCCCTTCGCGGCGCGCCGACGCGACGGTCTGGAAGAACTCAAGGTCTCCCTCCAGGTCGAGCGCCTGGATCTGGCCATCCGGCTGGGCCGCTTCCAGTCCGCTCTGCCGGGGCTGGCCGAACTCACCGCCGACCACCCCCTGCGCGAGCGGCCGCACGCGCTGCTGATGCGCGCTCTGTACGCGACGGGACGGCAGTCGGAAGCGCTCGCCGTCCACGACCGCGTGCGCTGTCGTCTCGCCGAGGAACTCGGCGTCGACCCCGGGCGGGAACTCGCCGAGGAATACACGCGCATCCTCCACGGCACCGCCGTACTCGATGAGCCGTCACCGTCCCGTGCGCCTCGGACTCGTACCGATCAGGCCGCCGAACTCACCGGTCCGCCGGGCGCCGAGGAGAGCCTTCACGCCGCGAGCCGTCGCACCGTGGGGGGTGCGCGGACCCCGGAGGCGGACCGGGGCCCGGAAGCGGACCGAGCCTCAGATCGAGCGGAGGCTTCGGCGGACGGGGCGGCCGGGGACCGCTCACGTCCGGCCTTTCTGCCCGCCCCGGCTCAACTCCCCGCCGACACACCGGTCTTCATCGGTCGCGAGGTGATCGCGCAGCGCTTGCACGACCTGCTCACCGCCTCGGATCCACGCGCGTTGACCACGGTCGCCGTGACCGGCATGGGGGGCGTCGGCAAGACCACCTTTGCCCTGCATGTGGCCCACCGCGCGCGGCACCGTTATCCGGACGGCCAGCTCTACGCCGATCTGGACGGCAGCAGCGTGGCGCCGGCCGACCCGTTCGGTGTCCTGGGGAGTTTCCTCACCGCGCTGGGCGTGCCGGCCGATGAGCTGCCCGGGGAACTGGAGGACCGCGGAGCGCTGTTCAGGTCCTTGCTGGACCGCCGTCGGGTCCTGGTCGTCCTGGACGACGCGCGTGACGCGGTACAGCTGCGTCCTCTCATGCCCGGCAGCGCCGGCTGCGCGGTGATCGCCACCAGCCAGCCGCGCATGGCGGGTCTGGACGCCACCGTGCACATCGGTCTGGACGTCTTCACCCCCGAAGAGGCGCTGGCCCTGCTGGGGGAAGTGGTCGGCACCGCGCGCCTCGCCGCCGAGCCCGACGCCGCGCGAGCGCTGGTCGCCGCGTGCGGTCAACTCCCCCTGGCCATACGGATCGTGGCGGCGCGACTGGCCGCGCGTCCGGGATGGACGATCATCTCCCTGGTCGACAAGCTCGCCGACGAACGCGGCCGGATCACCCGTCTGCGGTTCGGCGACATCGCCATCGACGCGGCCTTCGAGCTGGGCTACCGGCAGCTGACCGCCTTTCAGGCCCGCGCCTTCAGGCTGCTGGCGCCGGCCGCGGAGCCCGACCTCGGGCTGCCCGCCGTGGCGGCGGTTCTCGAACTCGACCTGGACGACGCCGAAGACGTGATGGAGTCCCTGGTCGACGCCTCCATGGTGGAGTCACCCGCGCCGGGCCGCTACCGGTACCACGACCTGCTCAGGGCGTTCGCCCGCAACCTCCCGGCACCGCCGGACGCGGAACCGGCCGGCGCGGCGGTCCGGCGGCTGCTCGACTTCCTGCTGGCGAGCGCCTGCAAGGCATTTCGCCATGTCGTGCCGGGCGACCCCGTGACCGACTGCCTCGGGCCGCTTCGTTCCCCGGGCCTGGACTTCACCGACGCGTCCGCGGCCCGCGCCTGGGTCGCCGAGGAGGCCGACGGCATTCTGGCGGCCCTGCGGCAGGCGGTGGACGACCCCACCGCGCTGCCGGTGGCCACGGACCTGCTGATCACCCTCTCCGCCTTCGGCCAGGAGGTGGCACTGTCCAGGCTGACGACGGCCGCCGACGCGTTGGCCTCCGCCGCCGAGGCGCACGCGGACCGGCGGGCGCTGGGGAAGACCCGGTGGCTCAGTGGCTCTCTCGCCCTGCGTGCCGGTGATCCGGCCCGCGCGGAGCGGCTCGCCACGCAGGCGGTGACGGCCTGCCGTGACACCGGGGACCAGGTGATCCTCAGGCAGGCGCTCAACGACCTCGGGCTGGCGGCACAGTTCCTCGGCCGGTACGAGGACGCGCTCGTCCATTTCGACGCCGCCCTGGTCCTGGCCGAGAAACTCGGGCACCGTTCCGGCAAGGTGGCCACCACGCTCAACGCGGCGCTCACCCTCATCCGGGGCGGCCGCGCCGCCGACGCGGTCGCGCCGTGCGAGAAGGCGCTCTCCGACCTGCGGTCCTCGGGCGACGACGCCGGGATGACCGCGTACGCGCTCTACGTGCTGGGGCTGGCCCTGCACGGTCAGCGGCGTTGGGAGGAGGCGGCCGGGCGACTCAGGGAGTGCCTGCGCCTGTGCCGGACGGCGGGCATTCGGGACCGTGCGGCACAGGCCGGATACCGGCTCGCGGAGACGCTGAGCCACACAGGCGACCTGAACGGCGCCGTCCGGTACGCGGAGGAGGCGCTCACGCTGCTGGAGGAGAGCGGCGGGGACCGCGATCTGGCCACGGCCCGGCTGGTCCTCGGCCGCGTCCTGGCGGAGCGCGGAGAACCGGACCGGGCGCGGGCACAACTCGAGGAGGCGTACGAGACGTTCTCCCGTCTCGGGCTGCCCGAGGCCCGGCAGGCCGCCGACGCCCTCGCGGGGGCCGCCACCGCGTCGGCCCCTCACGCCGACCGCCCCTGA
- a CDS encoding class II fructose-bisphosphate aldolase: MTPLTEILSGPFDERYGVPAINVFNDLTLEAVLAAAVENASPLIVQTSVKTVKSMGSDVLYALWTAMTAGIEVPVSLHLDHCPEREVITECLRRGWNSVLFDASRLPVEENMRQTVEVVAEARAYGAAVEGEIESITGVEDGVGSDTAARQQDLAVALEFLRTTGVDVFAPAIGNAHGSYRQAPVLDAQRVSDLVAAHPVPIALHGGSGLSDEQFRDLISRGCAKVNISTALKETFMKSGLAFLETAAERQKWDPPSLFRAVRQDVIELTGSLMRLFGSAGRAG, translated from the coding sequence GTGACGCCGCTGACGGAGATTCTCTCCGGGCCATTCGACGAGCGCTACGGCGTACCCGCCATCAACGTTTTCAACGACCTCACGTTGGAGGCCGTGCTGGCGGCTGCCGTGGAGAACGCGTCGCCGCTGATCGTCCAGACGTCCGTGAAGACGGTCAAGTCCATGGGCAGCGATGTGCTGTACGCCCTGTGGACCGCGATGACCGCGGGCATCGAGGTTCCCGTCTCCCTGCACCTGGATCACTGTCCGGAACGCGAGGTCATCACCGAGTGCCTGCGGCGGGGGTGGAACTCGGTGCTCTTCGACGCCTCCAGGCTGCCGGTCGAGGAGAACATGCGGCAGACCGTCGAGGTCGTCGCGGAGGCCCGCGCGTACGGGGCCGCGGTCGAGGGCGAGATCGAATCGATCACTGGTGTCGAGGACGGCGTCGGGAGCGACACCGCCGCTCGGCAGCAGGACCTGGCGGTCGCGCTGGAGTTCCTGCGGACCACGGGGGTCGACGTCTTCGCGCCGGCGATCGGGAACGCCCACGGGTCGTACAGACAGGCGCCGGTGCTCGATGCCCAGCGCGTGTCCGATCTTGTGGCGGCCCACCCGGTTCCGATCGCGCTGCACGGCGGCAGCGGACTGTCCGACGAGCAGTTCCGTGACCTGATCTCCCGGGGGTGCGCGAAGGTCAACATCTCGACCGCGCTCAAAGAGACGTTCATGAAGTCCGGTCTGGCCTTCCTCGAAACGGCGGCCGAACGGCAGAAGTGGGATCCGCCGTCCCTCTTCCGGGCCGTCCGCCAGGATGTCATCGAGTTGACCGGTTCCCTGATGAGACTCTTCGGCAGCGCCGGGCGGGCGGGCTGA
- a CDS encoding ABC transporter ATP-binding protein: MTTSDDHAVEVRALTREFGSRRRPDAVVTALRGIDLTVRTGEVHGLLGPNGAGKTTLCKILTTVLLPSSGTARVCGHDIAASPRAVKPLIGIVFGGDRGLYGRITPRQNLGLWGALYGLHGRELRRRTDALLDRVGLSERADDRVDGFSRGMKQRLHLARGLVSDPQVLILDEPTTGMDPLAAYDFRTLVRELRAEGRTVLITTHDMAEAEAVCDRVTLIDQGRVLATDRPEVLARRMSAYERVKAAAVSAAVAEDLRGLPGVFSLDRTPDGRVSVEISAADTTGEVLRRLVASGVTSLATVRPGLAEVYRHLVQDRGMRVTR; encoded by the coding sequence ATGACGACGTCGGACGACCACGCGGTCGAAGTCCGCGCGCTCACCCGGGAGTTCGGCTCCCGTCGTCGGCCCGACGCCGTCGTCACCGCGCTGCGCGGCATCGACCTGACCGTCCGCACCGGCGAGGTGCACGGCCTGCTCGGACCGAACGGCGCAGGCAAGACGACCCTGTGCAAGATCCTCACGACCGTGCTGCTGCCCAGTTCGGGGACGGCCCGGGTGTGCGGCCACGACATCGCCGCCTCGCCACGGGCGGTCAAACCCCTGATCGGCATCGTCTTCGGCGGCGACCGGGGCCTGTACGGCCGGATCACTCCCCGCCAGAACCTCGGTCTGTGGGGTGCCCTCTACGGTCTGCACGGCCGCGAACTCCGGCGGCGTACGGACGCGTTGCTCGACCGGGTCGGCCTGAGCGAGCGGGCGGACGACCGGGTGGACGGCTTCTCCCGGGGCATGAAACAGCGCCTGCACCTCGCCCGCGGCCTGGTCAGCGACCCCCAGGTCCTCATCCTCGACGAACCCACCACCGGTATGGACCCGCTGGCCGCCTACGACTTCCGCACGCTGGTGCGGGAGTTGCGCGCGGAGGGCCGTACGGTCCTCATCACCACGCACGACATGGCGGAAGCCGAGGCGGTGTGCGACCGGGTCACGCTCATCGACCAGGGCCGGGTCCTGGCGACCGACCGGCCCGAGGTACTGGCCCGCCGGATGTCGGCCTACGAACGCGTGAAGGCCGCCGCCGTGTCCGCCGCCGTCGCCGAGGACCTGCGCGGCCTGCCCGGCGTCTTCTCGCTCGACCGGACGCCCGACGGACGGGTCAGCGTCGAGATCTCCGCCGCCGACACCACCGGCGAGGTACTGCGCAGACTGGTCGCGTCGGGAGTCACCTCGCTGGCCACCGTCCGACCCGGACTGGCCGAGGTCTACCGGCATCTGGTGCAGGACCGCGGAATGCGGGTGACCAGATGA
- a CDS encoding HAD-IA family hydrolase: MPALIFDCDGVLADTERHGHLPAFNETFEEFGLPVRWSDQEYARKVKVGGGKERMRTLLTPDFVAAAGLPADPAALEEQVLGWHRRKTEIYTGIIRSGRVPPRPGVRRVAAEAHEAGWTLAVASTSAEASVRSVLELAMGPELGARFSVFAGDVVRRKKPAPDIYALAVRRLGLELEPAVAIEDSRNGMLSALGAGLVCAVTTSAYTAEEDFTGASLVVTSLGDPSPDGTVTRVLNDPLGVHPGPWVVLADLAALLTAGGDEGSTPPGPSAAGPPGAAPPGPHPRPR; the protein is encoded by the coding sequence ATGCCCGCGCTCATCTTCGACTGCGACGGAGTCCTCGCCGACACCGAACGCCACGGACACCTGCCCGCGTTCAACGAGACCTTCGAGGAATTCGGCCTGCCCGTGCGGTGGAGCGACCAGGAGTACGCGCGGAAGGTGAAGGTCGGCGGCGGCAAGGAGCGGATGAGGACACTGCTGACACCCGACTTCGTCGCCGCCGCCGGTCTGCCTGCCGACCCGGCCGCACTCGAGGAACAGGTCCTCGGCTGGCACCGGCGCAAGACCGAGATCTACACCGGCATCATCCGCAGCGGACGCGTTCCGCCCAGGCCCGGTGTACGGCGGGTCGCCGCGGAGGCGCACGAGGCCGGGTGGACGCTCGCGGTCGCCTCCACCTCCGCGGAGGCGTCCGTCCGCAGCGTGCTCGAGCTCGCCATGGGTCCCGAACTGGGCGCTCGCTTCAGCGTGTTCGCCGGTGACGTGGTCCGGCGGAAGAAGCCCGCACCGGACATCTACGCTCTCGCCGTGCGGCGGCTCGGCCTCGAACTCGAGCCGGCCGTCGCCATCGAGGACAGCCGCAACGGGATGCTGTCCGCGCTCGGCGCCGGACTGGTCTGCGCCGTCACGACCAGCGCCTACACCGCGGAGGAGGACTTCACCGGGGCTTCCCTGGTGGTCACTTCGCTCGGCGATCCGTCGCCGGACGGGACCGTCACCCGGGTGCTGAACGATCCGCTGGGCGTCCACCCGGGGCCGTGGGTGGTGCTCGCGGACCTGGCCGCCCTGCTCACCGCCGGCGGCGACGAGGGCTCCACCCCACCGGGTCCGTCCGCGGCCGGGCCGCCCGGCGCCGCGCCGCCCGGCCCGCATCCTCGTCCGCGGTGA
- a CDS encoding glycosyl hydrolase family 28-related protein — protein sequence MSRYSTRAAAERVRSRARRPARIATAVTTAVAGLVLTLGAPALAAPAAPGHGTGVGTPVVTRAALDPALVAGRGAAVDFAEQEAENASTNGTVIGPDRTAYTLPSEASGRTAVRLKPGQYVEFTLPRAANALTVRYSIPDAPEGGGTTAPLDVSVDGRHRATMTLTSQYSWLYNQYPFTNDPQADLLHPDWWITECGCVPAATTPTPTIDKPFRPSHFYDEQRLLLGKRYGAGDTVRLTAPRGSAAAWTVIDVLDTQLVSAPHIEARAANVLAFGADPTGRRDAGAAIDRAIAYAKKRHLDVYLPPGTYQVNRHIVVDDVTIVGAGSWYTIVKGHQVTLDTPAPDGSVHTGVGFYGKDAADGGSHHVHLSGFAIEGDVRERVDTDQVNAIGGALSDSTIDGLYLHHTKVGMWFDGPMKRLRITRNVIADQIADGLNFHTGVTDSTVSDTFVRNSGDDGLAMWSEKTGNARNVFAHNTVQTPVLANGIALYGGTDNTVTGNLVADPIREGSAIQVGSRFGAEPFTGHLWITDNTTVRSGPFELNWKIGLGAIWFYALERDIDADIEVTGDHFLDSTYNAVMLVSDFPVKDKYAIRGVRFKDIRVDGTGTSVLSARSAGSASFENVDARNVGAVGINNCGSFNFPATGSEFAAQDLGGNDGGGTTGAWMASWELPNTITCDDRPPVVPPPGPAPW from the coding sequence ATGTCGCGGTACAGCACGCGCGCGGCGGCGGAACGGGTCCGCAGCCGCGCCCGGAGACCGGCCAGGATCGCCACGGCGGTGACGACGGCGGTCGCCGGACTCGTCCTCACGCTCGGCGCTCCGGCTCTGGCAGCCCCGGCGGCCCCTGGTCACGGCACCGGCGTGGGCACCCCGGTGGTGACCCGCGCCGCGCTCGATCCCGCCCTGGTCGCGGGGCGCGGCGCCGCAGTGGACTTCGCCGAGCAGGAGGCGGAGAACGCGTCGACCAACGGCACCGTGATAGGTCCCGACCGCACCGCCTACACACTGCCCTCCGAGGCCTCCGGCCGGACCGCGGTACGCCTGAAGCCGGGCCAGTACGTCGAGTTCACGCTGCCGCGCGCCGCCAACGCCCTCACCGTGCGCTACAGCATCCCCGACGCGCCCGAAGGCGGCGGCACCACCGCGCCGCTCGACGTCTCGGTCGACGGCAGACACCGCGCCACGATGACGCTCACCTCGCAGTACTCCTGGCTCTACAACCAGTACCCGTTCACCAACGACCCCCAGGCCGACCTGCTGCACCCGGACTGGTGGATCACCGAGTGCGGATGCGTCCCCGCCGCCACCACTCCGACGCCCACCATCGACAAGCCGTTCAGGCCCAGCCACTTCTACGACGAGCAACGCCTGCTGCTCGGCAAGCGGTACGGGGCGGGCGACACCGTCCGCCTCACGGCGCCCAGGGGAAGTGCCGCGGCCTGGACCGTGATCGACGTGCTCGACACGCAACTCGTGTCCGCGCCGCACATCGAGGCACGTGCGGCGAACGTTCTCGCGTTCGGCGCCGACCCCACCGGCCGGCGTGATGCGGGCGCCGCGATCGACCGTGCCATCGCGTACGCCAAGAAGCGTCACCTCGACGTCTACCTGCCCCCGGGCACGTACCAGGTGAACCGGCACATCGTCGTGGACGACGTGACGATCGTCGGAGCGGGCAGCTGGTACACGATCGTCAAGGGTCACCAGGTCACCCTGGACACGCCGGCCCCCGACGGCTCGGTCCACACCGGGGTCGGCTTCTACGGCAAGGACGCGGCGGACGGCGGCAGTCACCACGTCCACCTGTCCGGCTTCGCGATCGAGGGCGATGTCCGTGAACGCGTCGACACCGATCAGGTCAACGCCATCGGCGGCGCGCTCAGCGACTCGACGATCGACGGCCTCTACCTGCACCACACCAAGGTCGGCATGTGGTTCGACGGCCCCATGAAGCGCCTGCGCATCACGCGCAACGTGATCGCCGACCAGATCGCCGACGGCCTCAACTTCCACACCGGCGTGACCGATTCCACCGTCTCGGACACCTTCGTCCGCAACAGCGGTGACGACGGCCTGGCCATGTGGTCGGAGAAGACCGGCAACGCGCGCAACGTCTTCGCCCACAACACCGTGCAGACGCCCGTCCTCGCCAACGGCATCGCGCTCTACGGCGGTACCGACAACACGGTCACCGGCAACCTCGTCGCCGACCCGATCAGAGAGGGAAGCGCCATCCAGGTCGGCTCCCGCTTCGGAGCCGAGCCGTTCACCGGACATCTGTGGATCACGGACAACACCACGGTCCGCTCGGGGCCGTTCGAGCTCAACTGGAAGATCGGGCTCGGGGCCATCTGGTTCTACGCCCTGGAGCGGGACATCGACGCCGACATCGAGGTCACCGGCGACCACTTCCTCGACAGCACCTACAACGCGGTCATGCTGGTCTCCGACTTCCCCGTGAAGGACAAGTACGCGATCCGGGGCGTCCGCTTCAAGGACATCCGCGTGGATGGGACCGGCACGTCCGTACTCAGCGCCCGCTCCGCCGGCTCGGCGTCCTTCGAGAACGTGGACGCCCGCAACGTCGGCGCGGTCGGCATCAACAACTGCGGATCGTTCAACTTCCCGGCCACGGGCTCCGAGTTCGCGGCGCAGGACCTCGGAGGCAACGACGGAGGTGGCACGACAGGCGCCTGGATGGCGTCCTGGGAACTGCCGAACACCATCACCTGCGACGACCGGCCCCCGGTGGTCCCGCCACCCGGCCCGGCGCCCTGGTGA
- the dhaL gene encoding dihydroxyacetone kinase subunit DhaL — protein sequence MTSPSTPVGDLAFVVRTMARTAVDNEKAFGDLDAVAGDGDFGYSLARGFEIVLADWNALAADSPAEFLKKVALVISRRVGGTSGPLWGTAFLRASGAVKDRPEPAATDAVAMLRAAAEGIKARGRSDLGDKTLLDALIPMTDALEQRLADSGPAAGAAELARLAAATARTAADATTPMRARRGRQSYTGERSIGSPDPGAVAVAVMAERVAAEWDARD from the coding sequence ATGACATCGCCATCGACACCCGTCGGCGACCTCGCCTTCGTCGTCCGGACCATGGCCCGGACGGCCGTCGACAACGAAAAGGCATTCGGTGACCTCGATGCCGTCGCGGGTGACGGGGACTTCGGGTACTCGCTCGCCCGCGGCTTCGAGATCGTGCTCGCCGACTGGAACGCCCTCGCGGCGGATTCGCCGGCCGAGTTCTTAAAGAAGGTCGCTCTGGTGATCTCCAGACGAGTCGGCGGCACGTCGGGGCCGCTCTGGGGCACAGCCTTTCTGAGGGCCTCAGGTGCGGTGAAGGACCGGCCGGAGCCGGCGGCCACGGACGCGGTGGCCATGCTGCGGGCCGCGGCCGAGGGGATCAAGGCGCGGGGCAGGTCCGACCTCGGCGACAAAACCCTCCTGGACGCCTTGATACCGATGACCGACGCGCTGGAACAGCGGCTGGCCGACAGCGGACCGGCGGCCGGCGCGGCGGAACTCGCCCGGCTGGCCGCCGCGACGGCCCGTACCGCGGCGGACGCGACGACGCCCATGCGGGCCCGACGCGGCCGGCAGAGCTACACCGGTGAGCGCAGTATCGGCTCGCCGGACCCGGGTGCGGTGGCGGTCGCGGTCATGGCGGAGCGCGTGGCGGCCGAGTGGGACGCACGCGACTGA